From the Lathyrus oleraceus cultivar Zhongwan6 chromosome 4, CAAS_Psat_ZW6_1.0, whole genome shotgun sequence genome, one window contains:
- the LOC127138411 gene encoding uncharacterized protein LOC127138411 isoform X2: MSTTTSDDEQCTTAEGTKIRYKRRKVAIFFAYCGVGYQGMQKNPGAKTIEGELEEALYVSGAVPEQDRGLSKRYDWARSARTDKGVSAVGQVVSGRFYIDPPGFVERLNSNLPSQIRIFGFKRVTASFSAKKFCDRRRYVYLIPVFALDPCCHRDRETVLASLGSENELVKCLECSERGRKVEGLVGNSKRNLEIETVNVETNGLSDRNVVVNSGVTENVDVSLSNKGENGLNQESINVGEGKVLVEEVNSKNGLESVVSAQDVVVPSNGGSENNSGALEEEKVNGEDTPAKKSVFTYGEKERERFNKILKYYVGTHNFHNFTTRIKPEDPSAHRFIISFDASTTVVVDGMEFVKCEIVGQSFMLHQIRKMMGLAVAIMRNCAPESLIDKALQKDVSITVPTAPEVGLYLDECFFTSYNQKWKDTHEEVSMKAYEKEAEEFKMKYIYSHIASTEHKEGTVGLWLHSLNHRNYADLRILDEEGVMNDKKSEFEVVAE, translated from the exons ATGTCTACCACTACTTCTGATGATGAACAATGCACAACTGCTGAAGGCACTAAGATAAGATACAAGCGCCGTAAGGTAGCTATTTTCTTTGCTTACTGCGGTGTTGGTTATCAGGGTATGCAGAAAAACCCTGGTGCCAAGACTATTGAAGGTGAACTAGAAGAAGCCTTGTATGTGTCTGGAGCTGTACCTGAACAGGATCGTGGACTTTCTAAACGCTATGACTGGGCTCGGTCCGCTAGAACTGATAAAGGGGTTAGTGCTGTTGGACAGGTTGTCTCGGGTCGATTCTATATTGATCCGCCTGGCTTTGTTGAACGACTTAATTCGAACCTTCCGTCGCAGATACGAATCTTTGGTTTTAAGCGGGTGACTGCTTCTTTTAGTGCCAAGAAGTTCTGTGACCGGAGGAGGTATGTCTACCTCATCCCTGTGTTTGCTCTTGATCCGTGTTGTCATCGTGATAGAGAGACTGTTTTGGCTAGTTTAGGGTCTGAAAATGAGCTTGTTAAGTGTTTGGAGTGTTCTGAGAGAGGTCGAAAGGTGGAAGGTTTGGTTGGTAATAGTAAGCGCAATCTTGAGATAGAAACTGTGAATGTTGAGACCAATGGTTTGTCAGATAGAAATGTTGTGGTTAATTCTGGAGTTACAGAGAATGTGGATGTTTCTTTGAGCAACAAGGGTGAAAATGGTTTAAATCAAGAATCCATTAACGTTGGCGAGGGTAAGGTTTTAGTTGAAGAAGTAAACTCTAAAAATGGTCTTGAGAGTGTGGTTTCTGCTCAGGATGTGGTTGTTCCTTCAAATGGTGGATCTGAGAATAATTCAGGTGCTCTCGAGGAAGAAAAAGTGAACGGAGAGGATACGCCTGCCAAAAAAAGTGTGTTTACTTATGGTGAGAAGGAGAGGGAGAGATTTAACAAGATTTTGAAGTATTATGTTGGGACTCATAACTTCCATAACTTCACGACAAGAATAAAACCTGAGGATCCTTCTGCTCACCGTTTCATTATTTCCTTTGACGCAAGCACCACTGTTGTAGTTGACGGCATGGAATTCGTGAAGTGTGAGATTGTAGGACAGAGCTTCATGCTTCATCAGATACGGAAGATGATGGGGCTTGCCGTGGCAATCATGAGAAATTGTGCACCCGAGTCACTTATCGACAAAGCTTTGCAAAA GGACGTTAGCATCACCGTGCCTACTGCGCCTGAGGTTGGATTATATTTGGATGAGTGCTTCTTTACTTCATATAACCAGAAGTGGAAAGATACACATGAAGAGGTGTCAATGAAAGCATATGAGAAAGAAGCTGAGGAGTTCAAAATGAAGTACATATATTCTCATATTGCTTCCACAGAACATAAGGAAGGAACTGTTGGCCTATGGTTGCATTCTTTGAACCACAGAAACTATGCAGATCTGCGCATCCTCGACGAGGAAGGTGTCATGAATGACAAGAAATCTGAATTTGAAGTTGTGGCTGAGTGA
- the LOC127138408 gene encoding pentatricopeptide repeat-containing protein At2g33680, protein MNDASLIMCLLNVDACMSLPKIFPSQHRQLLTDLINCTHNKDILKGRTLHARILKNGSLSSIYIANTLFNLYAKSNHLSHALTLFNSIDDTRKDVVSWNSLINAFSQHHSPSSYSFAINLFRRMMRTQNVTPNAHTLAGVFSAASNLSDVTSGRQAHSVAVKTACLDDVYVGSSLLNMYCKTGFVFDARKLFDRMPNRNTVSWATMISGYASIGLADKAVEVFGLMRLEEEIENEFALTSVLSALTSCEFVGTGRQVHSLAVKNGLLSIVSVTNALVTMYAKCDSLDDAVRTFEFSGDKNSITWSAMVTGYAQSGDSDKALMLFNRMHSSGMLPSEFTLVGVVNACSDLCAVVEGKQMHGFAFKLGFGLQLYVLSALVDMYAKCGNLADARKGFECIQLPDVVLWTSIITGYVQNGDYEGSLNLYGRMQMERVIPNELTMASVLRACSSLAALDQGKQMHARIIKYGFKLEVPIGSALSAMYAKCGSLADGYLIFWRMPSRDVISWNAMISGLSQNGHGNKALELFQKMLLEGIEPDSVTFVNLLSACSHMGLVDKGWDYFKMMLDEFNIAPTVEHYACMVDILSRAGKLNEAKEFIESATVDHGLCLWRILLGACKNHRNYEIGTYAGEKLMELGSPESSAYVLLSSIYTALGDWENVERVRRMMKARGVNKEPGCSWIELKSLVHVFVVGDNMHPQIDEIRSELRLLTKLMKDEGYEPLSDSLPETVLDNLTDQEGSDEIQLSVCGGF, encoded by the exons ATGAATGATGCATCGTTGATTATGTGTTTGTTGAATGTTGATGCATGCATGTCTCTTCCAAAGATATTTCCTTCCCAACATAGACAACTCTTGACAGACCTCATCAACTGTACTCACAACAAAGACATCCTCAAAGGTCGAACCCTCCACGCTCGCATCCTCAAAAACGGTTCCCTCTCTTCCATTTACATCGCCAACACTCTCTTCAATCTCTACGCCAAGTCCAATCACCTATCACACGCTCTTACTCTCTTCAATTCCATCGACGACACCCGCAAAGACGTCGTTTCATGGAACTCCCTCATCAACGCTTTCTCTCAACACCATTCACCTTCATCTTATTCCTTCGCTATAAACCTCTTTCGTCGTATGATGCGGACTCAAAACGTCACCCCCAATGCACATACTCTCGCCGGTGTTTTCTCCGCCGCTTCTAATCTCTCCGATGTTACTTCTGGCCGACAAGCTCATTCCGTTGCTGTGAAAACCGCTTGCTTGGATGATGTTTATGTTGGGAGTTCTCTCCTTAATATGTATTGTAAAACGGGTTTTGTTTTTGATGCTCGTAAACTGTTTGATAGAATGCCTAACAGAAATACTGTTTCGTGGGCTACTATGATTTCTGGGTATGCTTCTATTGGCCTTGCTGATAAGGCGGTTGAGGTGTTTGGACTTATGCGACTTGAGGAAGAGATTGAGAATGAGTTTGCTCTTACTAGTGTTCTTAGCGCGTTGACGAGTTGTGAGTTTGTGGGTACTGGTAGGCAGGTTCATTCGCTTGCGGTTAAAAATGGGTTGCTTTCTATTGTCTCGGTTACAAACGCTCTTGTGACGATGTATGCTAAGTGTGATAGTCTTGATGATGCGGTTCGGACTTTTGAATTTTCCGGGGATAAGAATTCTATTACTTGGTCGGCTATGGTTACTGGTTATGCACAGAGTGGGGACTCTGATAAAGCTTTGATGCTTTTTAATAGAATGCATTCTTCTGGAATGTTGCCTTCTGAGTTTACTTTAGTTGGGGTGGTCAATGCTTGCAGTGACCTTTGTGCTGTTGTAGAAGGGAAACAGATGCATGGTTTTGCCTTCAAGTTGGGATTTGGATTGCAGTTATATGTTTTGTCAGCTTTGGTGGATATGTATGCAAAATGCGGCAACTTAGCGGATGCTCGTAAGGGTTTTGAGTGTATACAGCTACCTGATGTTGTTCTTTGGACTTCTATCATAACGGGGTATGTACAAAATGGGGATTACGAAGGGAGTCTCAATCTGTATGGGAGAATGCAGATGGAGAGAGTTATCCCTAATGAACTAACGATGGCAAGTGTCCTAAGAGCTTGTTCCAGCCTAGCTGCTTTAGACCAGGGAAAGCAAATGCATGCCCGGATCATTAAATATGGTTTCAAGTTGGAAGTTCCGATTGGAAGTGCTCTTTCTGCTATGTATGCAAAGTGTGGAAGTCTAGCTGATGGGTACCTTATTTTTTGGAGGATGCCTTCCAGAGATGTAATTTCGTGGAATGCAATGATATCTGGACTTTCTCAAAATGGTCATGGTAACAAAGCCTTGGAGCTGTTTCAGAAGATGTTATTGGAGGGAATAGAGCCTGATTCAGTCACGTTTGTAAATCTTCTATCTGCTTGTAGTCATATGGGACTGGTGGACAAAGGCTGGGATTATTTCAAGATGATGCTTGATGAGTTTAACATTGCTCCAACTGTAGAGCATTACGCTTGCATGGTTGACATCTTGAGCCGTGCTGGTAAGCTCAATGAAGCTAAAGAGTTCATTGAATCTGCAACTGTTGATCATGGTTTGTGTTTGTGGCGCATATTATTAGGAGCTTGTAAGAACCATCGTAACTACGAAATTGGTACTTATGCTGGAGAGAAACTAATGGAGCTAGGGTCACCAGAGTCATCTGCTTATGTATTGTTATCAAGTATATATACAGCCTTAGGGGACTGGGAAAATGTGGAACGTGTCAGGAGAATGATGAAAGCCAGAGGGGTGAATAAAGAACCTGGCTGTAGCTGGATTGAGTTAAAGAGTTTGGTTCATGTATTTGTTGTTGGAGACAATATGCACCCGCAGATTGATGAAATACGGTCAGAGTTAAGGTTGTTAACCAAATTGATGAAAGATGAAGGATATGAACCTCTTTCGGATTCATTGCCTGAAACCGTTTTAGATAATTTGACAG ATCAAGAAGGAAGCGACGAGATACAACTTAGTGTTTGTGGTGGCTTCTAG
- the LOC127138409 gene encoding ABC transporter I family member 1, whose amino-acid sequence MSIRRPPFPRLLLNNVSCMRNAQQILSHVNVSLHDGGALVLTGANGSGKTTFMRMLAGFSRPSAGEILWNGHDIQKSLIFQQYKLQLNWVSLKNAIKEKFTVLENIQWFELLEGKQGKAMPALELMGLGRLAKEKPKMLSSGQQRRLQLARLLAIDRPIWLLDEPSVALDDEGVKLLEYIIAEHRKQGGIVIVATHLPIEIEDSMVLRLPPRFPRRMTLEDMLGRMDIS is encoded by the coding sequence ATGTCTATTAGAAGACCCCCATTCCCTCGACTCCTCCTTAACAATGTCTCTTGCATGAGAAATGCCCAACAAATTCTGTCTCATGTGAATGTCTCTCTTCATGATGGAGGGGCACTTGTCCTAACAGGTGCAAATGGGTCAGGAAAGACAACTTTTATGCGCATGCTAGCTGGGTTTTCTCGTCCTTCTGCCGGCGAAATCCTTTGGAATGGCCATGATATTCAAAAATCTTTGATCTTCCAACAGTATAAGCTTCAGCTTAACTGGGTCTCCCTCAAGAACGCAATTAAAGAAAAGTTCACTGTTCTAGAAAACATTCAGTGGTTTGAACTTCTTGAAGGCAAACAAGGGAAAGCCATGCCTGCACTTGAGTTGATGGGACTAGGAAGATTGGCTAAGGAAAAACCAAAGATGCTTTCAAGTGGCCAGCAGAGAAGATTGCAACTTGCCAGACTGCTCGCAATTGATCGCCCCATATGGTTGCTAGACGAGCCTTCAGTTGCATTAGATGATGAAGGTGTAAAGTTACTCGAGTACATTATTGCAGAACACAGGAAACAGGGAGGAATCGTGATTGTGGCGACTCATCTACCCATTGAGATAGAAGATTCCATGGTCTTGAGGCTGCCACCAAGGTTTCCAAGGAGGATGACATTAGAGGATATGCTTGGCCGCATGGATATTAGTTAA
- the LOC127138411 gene encoding uncharacterized protein LOC127138411 isoform X1 — protein MENSDKTPISSSSSPRPSAEEPEPKKVKMSTTTSDDEQCTTAEGTKIRYKRRKVAIFFAYCGVGYQGMQKNPGAKTIEGELEEALYVSGAVPEQDRGLSKRYDWARSARTDKGVSAVGQVVSGRFYIDPPGFVERLNSNLPSQIRIFGFKRVTASFSAKKFCDRRRYVYLIPVFALDPCCHRDRETVLASLGSENELVKCLECSERGRKVEGLVGNSKRNLEIETVNVETNGLSDRNVVVNSGVTENVDVSLSNKGENGLNQESINVGEGKVLVEEVNSKNGLESVVSAQDVVVPSNGGSENNSGALEEEKVNGEDTPAKKSVFTYGEKERERFNKILKYYVGTHNFHNFTTRIKPEDPSAHRFIISFDASTTVVVDGMEFVKCEIVGQSFMLHQIRKMMGLAVAIMRNCAPESLIDKALQKDVSITVPTAPEVGLYLDECFFTSYNQKWKDTHEEVSMKAYEKEAEEFKMKYIYSHIASTEHKEGTVGLWLHSLNHRNYADLRILDEEGVMNDKKSEFEVVAE, from the exons ATGGAAAACTCAGATAAAACTCCGATAAGTTCAAGTTCATCTCCACGGCCGTCTGCGGAAGAGCCAGAGCCCAAGAAGGTGAAGATGTCTACCACTACTTCTGATGATGAACAATGCACAACTGCTGAAGGCACTAAGATAAGATACAAGCGCCGTAAGGTAGCTATTTTCTTTGCTTACTGCGGTGTTGGTTATCAGGGTATGCAGAAAAACCCTGGTGCCAAGACTATTGAAGGTGAACTAGAAGAAGCCTTGTATGTGTCTGGAGCTGTACCTGAACAGGATCGTGGACTTTCTAAACGCTATGACTGGGCTCGGTCCGCTAGAACTGATAAAGGGGTTAGTGCTGTTGGACAGGTTGTCTCGGGTCGATTCTATATTGATCCGCCTGGCTTTGTTGAACGACTTAATTCGAACCTTCCGTCGCAGATACGAATCTTTGGTTTTAAGCGGGTGACTGCTTCTTTTAGTGCCAAGAAGTTCTGTGACCGGAGGAGGTATGTCTACCTCATCCCTGTGTTTGCTCTTGATCCGTGTTGTCATCGTGATAGAGAGACTGTTTTGGCTAGTTTAGGGTCTGAAAATGAGCTTGTTAAGTGTTTGGAGTGTTCTGAGAGAGGTCGAAAGGTGGAAGGTTTGGTTGGTAATAGTAAGCGCAATCTTGAGATAGAAACTGTGAATGTTGAGACCAATGGTTTGTCAGATAGAAATGTTGTGGTTAATTCTGGAGTTACAGAGAATGTGGATGTTTCTTTGAGCAACAAGGGTGAAAATGGTTTAAATCAAGAATCCATTAACGTTGGCGAGGGTAAGGTTTTAGTTGAAGAAGTAAACTCTAAAAATGGTCTTGAGAGTGTGGTTTCTGCTCAGGATGTGGTTGTTCCTTCAAATGGTGGATCTGAGAATAATTCAGGTGCTCTCGAGGAAGAAAAAGTGAACGGAGAGGATACGCCTGCCAAAAAAAGTGTGTTTACTTATGGTGAGAAGGAGAGGGAGAGATTTAACAAGATTTTGAAGTATTATGTTGGGACTCATAACTTCCATAACTTCACGACAAGAATAAAACCTGAGGATCCTTCTGCTCACCGTTTCATTATTTCCTTTGACGCAAGCACCACTGTTGTAGTTGACGGCATGGAATTCGTGAAGTGTGAGATTGTAGGACAGAGCTTCATGCTTCATCAGATACGGAAGATGATGGGGCTTGCCGTGGCAATCATGAGAAATTGTGCACCCGAGTCACTTATCGACAAAGCTTTGCAAAA GGACGTTAGCATCACCGTGCCTACTGCGCCTGAGGTTGGATTATATTTGGATGAGTGCTTCTTTACTTCATATAACCAGAAGTGGAAAGATACACATGAAGAGGTGTCAATGAAAGCATATGAGAAAGAAGCTGAGGAGTTCAAAATGAAGTACATATATTCTCATATTGCTTCCACAGAACATAAGGAAGGAACTGTTGGCCTATGGTTGCATTCTTTGAACCACAGAAACTATGCAGATCTGCGCATCCTCGACGAGGAAGGTGTCATGAATGACAAGAAATCTGAATTTGAAGTTGTGGCTGAGTGA
- the LOC127138412 gene encoding uncharacterized protein LOC127138412 encodes MHPKSFQILVQSPDLQICPKTVTGEQTLSDLKHSLFPNSSSFYFTLNGKPIPDDATFSNSRIAPLSTLVLQSRLLGGGGDGGATGAESRDCYLKMYAEKKPDKVDPNEQRLSKWQNCALSNEPLREPCVIDKLGNIFNKESLVEALLGKKLPKEFGYIKGLKDMIKIKLSSIPGEDDGAKFRCPVAGLEFNGKYRFFALRNCGHVLSSKALKEVKSSACLVCHEEFGEADKIVINGNEEEVEGLRERMEEEKAKVREKKTKKVKNGDNEALNGLSLEGSKLSGSKHGMDVEKASAKVDRNGKVVNGNKSVNGGAAAAKRFKATDIAPANATEVYASIFTSSRKSDFKETYSCRSLPLGRN; translated from the coding sequence ATGCATCCGAAATCATTCCAAATCCTGGTTCAATCGCCAGACCTTCAGATTTGCCCTAAAACCGTCACCGGCGAACAAACCCTCTCCGACCTAAAACATTCCCTCTTCCCCAATTCATCATCCTTCTACTTCACCCTCAATGGAAAACCCATCCCAGATGATGCAACTTTCTCCAATTCCCGAATCGCGCCTCTTTCTACTCTCGTCCTCCAATCCCGCCTCCTCGGAGGCGGAGGAGATGGCGGCGCTACCGGCGCTGAGTCCCGCGACTGCTACCTTAAAATGTACGCTGAGAAAAAGCCGGATAAAGTGGATCCCAACGAGCAGAGGCTATCGAAGTGGCAGAATTGTGCGTTGTCGAATGAGCCATTGAGGGAACCGTGTGTGATTGATAAGCTTGGGAATATCTTTAACAAGGAATCGTTGGTGGAGGCTTTGTTAGGTAAGAAGCTTCCTAAGGAATTTGGGTATATTAAGGGTTTGAAGGATATGATAAAAATTAAGCTTTCGTCCATTCCGGGCGAAGATGATGGGGCTAAGTTTCGGTGTCCGGTTGCAGGGCTGGAGTTTAATGGAAAGTATAGGTTTTTTGCTTTAAGAAATTGTGGGCATGTTTTGAGTTCAAAGGCTTTGAAGGAGGTTAAGTCTTCTGCTTGTTTGGTTTGTCACGAGGAATTTGGTGAGGCTGATAAGATTGTGATCAATGGGAATGAAGAGGAAGTGGAGGGTTTGAGGGAGAGGATGGAGGAGGAGAAAGCCAAGGTTAGAGAGAAGAAAACCAAGAAGGTGAAGAATGGTGATAATGAGGCTCTGAATGGTTTGAGTTTGGAAGGTTCGAAGTTGAGTGGTAGTAAGCATGGTATGGATGTGGAGAAGGCTTCGGCTAAGGTGGATAGAAACGGGAAGGTTGTTAATGGTAATAAAAGTGTTAATGGTGGTGCTGCTGCGGCTAAGAGGTTTAAGGCGACTGATATTGCCCCGGCAAATGCTACCGAGGTCTATGCGTCTATTTTTACTTCTTCTAGGAAGTCTGATTTTAAAGAAACATATTCTTGCAGGTCTCTGCCTCTTGGTAGAAACTAA
- the LOC127138410 gene encoding heavy metal-associated isoprenylated plant protein 36, with product MENSNELPICTLKVDFGCTDGCSKDVTNMLKQLKGVKSISIDPSEGKVIVIGDVNPMKLIKFLQKMGKKVQLWSFDKEPKNKKACSHAKHHSRAFHESSDIEDDAQTNHGHKHHHQKNKKMYDRHSNIFGFDNQHGPPRPPPPYNYQPFPGYHNIYHPTMHGYQPQHGGYAMPPSMYPGQPRATYGPYGSMFPSYNPMVHYTNYEDNYIYTI from the exons ATGGAAAACAGTAATGAACTTCCT ATTTGTACTTTGAAAGTTGATTTTGGATGCACAGATGGCTGCTCAAAAGATGTCACCAACATGTTGAAACAACTTAAGG GAGTGAAATCTATTTCCATTGATCCAAGTGAAGGGAAGGTAATTGTTATTGGTGATGTAAATCCCATGAAACTAATTAAGTTTCTTCAGAAGATGGGAAAAAAGGTACAACTTTGGTCTTTTGACAAAGAACCAAAGAACAAGAAAGCATGTTCTCATGCCAAACATCATTCTCGTGCTTTTCATGAAAGTAGTGACATTGAGGATGATGCTCAAACTAATCATGGTCATAAACATCACCATCAGAAAAACAAGAAAATGTATGACAGACATAGTAACATATTTGGTTTTGATAATCAACATGGACCACCGCGGCCACCGCCACCATACAATTACCAACCATTCCCTGGATATCACAACATCTATCACCCAACAATGCACGGGTACCAACCTCAACATGGAGGATATGCAATGCCGCCTTCGATGTATCCGGGTCAGCCAAGGGCAACTTATGGACCTTATGGCTCAATGTTTCCAAGTTACAATCCCATGGTGCACTACACCAATTATGAAGACAACTATATCTATACTATATAG